In one Aeromicrobium wangtongii genomic region, the following are encoded:
- the alaS gene encoding alanine--tRNA ligase → MQTAEIRRRFLDHFEKAGHTVVPSAPLLFDDPNLLFVNAGMVPFKPYFLGQETPPWHTATSVQKCVRTLDIEEVGKTTRHGTFFQMNGNFSFGDYFKEGAITHAWGLITGSVDEGGLGIDPDKIWVTVLHTDQESRALWKKVAGLPDERIQDRGLLDNYWHMGVPGPGGPCSEIYVDRGPEFGPDGGPVVDEDRFLEIWNLVFMQEEITNVRAKDQFDVIGELPNKNIDTGMGLERVAYLLQGKGNLYEIDEVFPVIEKAAEISGRAYGRDHTDDVRFRVIADHVRSGLMLMGDGVTPGNEARGYVLRRLLRRAVRSVRLLGFEDPALPLLLPVSLERMKSSYPELEADFPRIEQIAYAEEETFRQTLGKGTQIFESAAVAVKEKGGSTLPGDQAFALHDTYGFPIDLTLEMASEQGLSVDEDGFRALMAEQRSRAKADAKSKKGNHADTTVYRAALDANGPTDWQAYTTLTTESRVLALIAGGGTVPAIGAGSVGEVVLDRTPFYAESGGQHADAGHLVWDGGRAEVLDVQRPVRGLVVHQVRVLEGELTVDRTLEADVDPEWRLGARQAHSGTHVVHAALRQVLGPTALQSGSFNRPGYLRLDYGWSGGLSPDQLSGVEEVSNRALRADLPVTAQTMSLAEAREWGALALFGETYGEDVRVVEIGGPWSRELCGGTHVDRSSQIGTLVITSDGSVGAGTRRVEALVGIEGFQYLARERDVVRQLTEILKTQPEDVPGRVQDLMDRLKAAEKAAEKIKAAQLLGAAGDVANSAKDVGGVAYVGHHAAGAGGGDVRTIALDIRKRLAGRPAVVVVIGDAGDKPAAVVALNDAAQDRGLSANDLIKVVGQHIGGRGGGKADVAQGGGTDVAGIPAALAAVEAALTA, encoded by the coding sequence ATGCAGACCGCGGAGATCCGCCGCCGATTCCTCGACCACTTCGAGAAGGCGGGACACACCGTCGTGCCCTCGGCCCCGTTGCTGTTCGACGACCCGAACCTGCTGTTCGTCAACGCCGGCATGGTGCCGTTCAAGCCGTACTTCCTCGGCCAGGAGACGCCGCCGTGGCACACCGCCACGAGCGTCCAGAAGTGCGTGCGCACCCTCGACATCGAGGAGGTCGGCAAGACCACCCGGCACGGCACGTTCTTCCAGATGAACGGCAACTTCTCGTTCGGCGACTACTTCAAGGAAGGCGCCATCACCCACGCGTGGGGCCTGATCACCGGCTCGGTCGACGAGGGCGGGCTGGGCATCGACCCCGACAAGATCTGGGTCACCGTCCTGCACACCGACCAGGAGTCGCGTGCGCTGTGGAAGAAGGTCGCCGGCCTGCCGGACGAGCGCATCCAGGACCGCGGCCTGCTCGACAACTACTGGCACATGGGCGTTCCCGGCCCCGGTGGCCCGTGCAGCGAGATCTACGTCGACCGCGGCCCCGAGTTCGGGCCCGACGGGGGCCCGGTCGTCGACGAGGACCGCTTCCTGGAGATCTGGAACCTGGTGTTCATGCAGGAGGAGATCACCAACGTCCGCGCCAAGGACCAGTTCGATGTCATCGGTGAGCTGCCGAACAAGAACATCGACACCGGCATGGGCCTGGAGCGCGTCGCCTACCTGTTGCAGGGCAAGGGCAACCTGTACGAGATCGACGAGGTCTTCCCGGTCATCGAGAAGGCCGCCGAGATCTCCGGGCGCGCCTACGGCCGCGATCACACCGACGATGTCCGCTTCCGGGTCATCGCCGATCACGTCCGCAGCGGCCTGATGCTGATGGGCGACGGCGTGACCCCCGGCAACGAGGCCCGCGGGTACGTCCTGCGTCGTCTGCTGCGTCGCGCGGTGCGCTCGGTCCGTCTGCTCGGCTTCGAGGACCCGGCCCTGCCGCTGCTGCTGCCGGTCAGCCTGGAGCGCATGAAGTCGTCGTACCCCGAGCTCGAGGCGGACTTCCCGCGCATCGAGCAGATCGCGTACGCCGAGGAGGAGACCTTCCGCCAGACCCTCGGCAAGGGCACGCAGATCTTCGAGAGCGCCGCCGTCGCGGTCAAGGAGAAGGGCGGCTCGACGCTGCCCGGCGACCAGGCCTTCGCCCTGCACGACACCTACGGCTTCCCGATCGACCTGACCCTGGAGATGGCCTCCGAGCAGGGCCTCAGCGTCGACGAGGACGGCTTCCGCGCCCTCATGGCCGAGCAGCGCTCGCGCGCGAAGGCCGACGCCAAGTCCAAGAAGGGCAACCACGCCGACACCACGGTCTACCGGGCCGCGCTCGACGCCAACGGACCCACCGACTGGCAGGCGTACACGACGCTGACCACCGAGTCGCGCGTCCTGGCGCTCATCGCCGGCGGCGGCACGGTGCCCGCGATCGGCGCCGGATCGGTCGGCGAGGTCGTGCTCGACCGCACCCCGTTCTACGCCGAGTCCGGCGGCCAGCACGCCGATGCCGGCCACCTGGTGTGGGACGGCGGCCGCGCCGAGGTGCTGGACGTCCAGCGCCCCGTCCGCGGTCTGGTCGTGCACCAGGTGCGCGTCCTGGAGGGCGAGCTGACGGTCGACCGGACACTCGAGGCCGATGTCGACCCCGAGTGGCGTCTCGGTGCGCGTCAGGCGCACTCGGGCACCCACGTCGTCCACGCCGCGCTGCGCCAGGTGCTGGGCCCCACGGCGCTGCAGTCCGGCTCGTTCAACCGACCCGGGTATCTGCGCCTGGACTACGGCTGGAGCGGCGGCCTGTCGCCCGATCAGCTCTCCGGCGTCGAGGAGGTGTCGAACCGCGCCCTGCGCGCCGACCTGCCCGTCACCGCGCAGACGATGTCGCTGGCCGAGGCCCGCGAGTGGGGTGCGCTGGCGCTGTTCGGCGAGACCTACGGCGAGGACGTCCGGGTCGTCGAGATCGGTGGCCCCTGGTCGCGCGAGCTGTGCGGCGGCACCCACGTCGACCGCTCGTCCCAGATCGGCACCCTGGTCATCACGTCGGACGGCTCCGTCGGCGCGGGCACCCGCCGCGTCGAGGCCCTGGTCGGCATCGAGGGCTTCCAGTACCTCGCCCGCGAGCGTGACGTCGTCCGCCAGCTGACGGAGATCCTCAAGACCCAGCCCGAGGACGTGCCCGGCCGCGTCCAGGACCTGATGGACCGGCTCAAGGCCGCCGAGAAGGCCGCCGAGAAGATCAAGGCCGCCCAGCTGCTGGGTGCCGCCGGCGATGTCGCCAACAGCGCGAAGGACGTCGGCGGGGTGGCCTATGTCGGTCACCACGCGGCCGGCGCCGGCGGGGGAGACGTGCGCACCATCGCGCTCGACATCCGCAAGCGCCTCGCGGGACGCCCGGCCGTCGTCGTCGTGATCGGCGATGCGGGCGACAAGCCCGCCGCCGTCGTGGCGCTGAACGACGCCGCCCAGGACCGTGGACTGTCCGCCAACGACCTGATCAAGGTCGTCGGTCAGCACATCGGCGGGCGTGGCGGCGGCAAGGCCGATGTGGCGCAGGGGGGCGGCACCGACGTGGCGGGCATCCCCGCCGCGCTGGCCGCGGTCGAGGCGGCGCTGACAGCGTGA
- a CDS encoding DUF6167 family protein: MKSRIVWFVAGSAAGVYSAAKARRVAYRLSAPGVVDQAAALGVGWRAFSSEMRVGMTAREQQIARTLADRSAPDSLGLDEAHPEDIPLAEAHRAPLDKKAT, translated from the coding sequence ATGAAGTCGCGCATCGTGTGGTTCGTCGCCGGCTCCGCGGCGGGGGTCTACTCCGCCGCGAAGGCGCGTCGCGTCGCGTACCGGCTGTCGGCTCCCGGCGTCGTCGACCAGGCCGCGGCCCTCGGCGTCGGCTGGCGGGCGTTCAGCTCCGAGATGCGGGTCGGCATGACCGCGCGCGAGCAGCAGATCGCCCGGACCCTGGCGGACCGTTCCGCTCCCGACTCCCTGGGCCTCGACGAGGCCCACCCCGAAGACATCCCCCTCGCAGAGGCCCACCGGGCCCCACTCGACAAGAAGGCAACCTGA
- a CDS encoding replication-associated recombination protein A: MSSDGLFDIPEGPPTTGSGSGTLSGNTHSSAPLAVRMRPRSLDELVGQQHLLAPGSPLRQMIDGNQPLTILLWGPPGTGKTTIASLLSAHTDRRFVEVSAVSAGVKEVRETIAGARRALAQSGTETVLFVDEVHRFSKSQQDALLPGVENRWVSLVAATTENPHFSVISPLLSRSLLLTLESLTDDDIGVLVDRALTDERGLAGTVTLTEEARSHLVRLAGGDGRRVLTYLEAAAGAATSQGKEQIDVEDAALAVDKAAVRYDRQGDQHYDVISAFIKSIRGSDVDAALHYLARMIEAGEDPRFIARRLMIHASEDIGMADPTALPLATATAQAVAMIGFPEARIPLAQAVIHLAAAPKSNAVVVAIDRAQADVRAGKVGAVPPALRDAHYAGAKKLGHGHDYQYPHNDVRGVVGQQYAPDDVDGAMYFEPTEHGFEARLGERLAMIRKILRDR; the protein is encoded by the coding sequence ATGAGCTCTGACGGATTGTTCGACATCCCGGAGGGCCCACCCACGACGGGCAGCGGGTCGGGGACGCTCAGCGGCAACACGCACTCCTCGGCGCCGCTGGCGGTGCGGATGCGCCCGCGGTCGCTCGACGAGCTCGTGGGCCAGCAGCACCTGCTCGCGCCCGGGTCGCCGCTGCGGCAGATGATCGACGGCAACCAGCCGCTCACGATCCTGCTGTGGGGCCCGCCCGGCACGGGCAAGACAACGATCGCCAGCCTGCTGAGCGCGCACACCGATCGTCGCTTCGTCGAGGTCTCGGCCGTGTCCGCGGGCGTCAAGGAGGTCCGCGAGACGATCGCCGGGGCCCGCCGCGCGCTGGCGCAAAGCGGCACCGAGACGGTCCTGTTCGTCGACGAGGTCCACCGCTTCAGCAAGTCCCAGCAGGACGCCCTGCTGCCCGGCGTCGAGAACCGCTGGGTGTCCCTCGTCGCCGCGACCACCGAGAACCCGCACTTCAGCGTCATCTCGCCGCTGCTGAGCCGCAGCCTGCTGCTGACCCTGGAGAGCCTCACCGACGACGACATCGGGGTGCTGGTCGACCGCGCCCTGACCGACGAGCGTGGTCTCGCCGGCACCGTGACCCTCACCGAGGAGGCCCGGTCACACCTCGTGCGGCTGGCCGGCGGCGACGGGCGCCGCGTGCTGACCTACCTCGAGGCGGCCGCCGGTGCCGCGACCAGTCAGGGCAAGGAGCAGATCGACGTCGAGGACGCCGCGCTGGCCGTCGACAAGGCGGCGGTCCGCTACGACCGCCAGGGCGACCAGCACTATGACGTCATCAGCGCGTTCATCAAGTCGATCCGCGGCTCGGACGTCGATGCCGCGCTGCACTACCTGGCCCGGATGATCGAGGCGGGGGAGGACCCGCGCTTCATCGCCCGCCGCCTGATGATCCACGCCAGCGAGGACATCGGCATGGCCGACCCGACCGCCCTGCCGCTGGCCACCGCCACCGCTCAGGCGGTCGCGATGATCGGCTTCCCCGAGGCGCGCATCCCGCTGGCACAGGCCGTCATCCACCTGGCCGCCGCGCCGAAGTCCAATGCCGTGGTCGTCGCGATCGACCGCGCCCAGGCCGATGTCCGCGCCGGCAAGGTCGGCGCGGTCCCACCGGCGCTGCGTGATGCGCACTACGCGGGTGCCAAGAAGCTGGGCCACGGGCACGACTACCAGTACCCGCACAACGACGTCCGCGGTGTCGTCGGCCAGCAGTACGCGCCCGACGACGTCGACGGCGCGATGTACTTCGAACCCACCGAGCACGGCTTCGAGGCCCGCCTCGGTGAGCGGCTCGCGATGATCCGCAAGATCCTGCGCGACCGTTGA
- the aspS gene encoding aspartate--tRNA ligase: MIRTHDAGSLRADHIGQQVTLAGWVARRRDHGGVAFIDLRDASGVVQVVVREEVAHQLRAEYCLKIVGTVQQRPEGNENSAIPTGAIEVIADDVEILSAAAPLPFPIDDHVDVGEEARLKYRYLDLRRSGPAAAIRLRSKVNAAARAVLAERDFVEIETPTLTRSTPEGARDFLVPARLKPGSWYALPQSPQLFKQLLMVGGMERYYQIARCYRDEDFRADRQPEFTQLDIEMSFVEQADIIELMEGILKKMWALIGYEIPTPIPHMTYAEAMRRFGSDKPDLRMGQELVECTEFFKDTSFRVFQAEYVGAVVMPGGASQPRRQFDAWQEWAKQRGAKGLAYVTISEDGELGGPVAKNLSDAERAGLADHVGAKPGDCIFFGAGATKATRGLLGAARLEIGERCGLIDKDAWEFVWIVDAPLFEPSGDAVASGDVAVGAGAWTAVHHAFTSPQDLETFDTDPGNALAWAYDIVCNGSELGGGSIRIHREDIQKRVFAVMGIQEEEAQEKFGFLLDAFTFGAPPHGGIAVGMDRICAMLAGADSIREVIAFPKSGGGYDPLTAAPAPITPEQRRDAGVDWKPKADA, from the coding sequence GTGATCCGCACCCATGACGCCGGAAGCCTGCGCGCCGACCACATCGGCCAGCAGGTCACGCTCGCCGGATGGGTCGCGCGCCGCCGAGACCACGGCGGAGTCGCCTTCATCGACCTGCGCGACGCCTCCGGGGTCGTCCAGGTCGTCGTCCGCGAGGAGGTCGCGCACCAGCTGCGCGCCGAGTACTGCCTCAAGATCGTCGGCACCGTCCAGCAGCGCCCCGAGGGCAACGAGAACTCCGCGATCCCGACCGGCGCGATCGAGGTCATCGCCGACGACGTGGAGATCCTCAGCGCCGCCGCGCCGCTGCCGTTCCCGATCGATGACCACGTCGACGTGGGCGAGGAGGCGCGCCTGAAGTACCGCTACCTCGACCTGCGCCGTTCCGGCCCCGCTGCCGCGATCCGCCTGCGCAGCAAGGTCAACGCCGCTGCCCGTGCGGTGCTGGCCGAGCGCGACTTCGTGGAGATCGAGACGCCCACGCTGACCCGCTCGACGCCCGAGGGCGCCCGCGACTTCCTCGTCCCGGCCCGGCTCAAGCCCGGCAGCTGGTACGCGCTGCCCCAGAGCCCTCAGCTGTTCAAGCAGCTGTTGATGGTCGGCGGCATGGAGCGGTACTACCAGATCGCGCGCTGCTACCGCGATGAGGACTTCCGCGCCGACCGCCAGCCCGAGTTCACCCAGCTCGACATCGAGATGAGCTTCGTCGAGCAGGCCGACATCATCGAGCTGATGGAGGGCATCCTCAAGAAGATGTGGGCCCTCATCGGCTACGAGATCCCGACGCCGATCCCGCACATGACGTACGCCGAGGCGATGCGTCGCTTCGGCTCGGACAAGCCGGACCTGCGCATGGGCCAGGAGCTCGTGGAGTGCACGGAGTTCTTCAAGGACACGTCCTTCCGGGTGTTCCAGGCTGAGTACGTCGGCGCGGTCGTCATGCCCGGTGGCGCCTCGCAGCCGCGTCGGCAGTTCGACGCCTGGCAGGAGTGGGCCAAGCAGCGCGGCGCCAAGGGCCTGGCGTACGTCACGATCTCCGAGGACGGCGAGCTCGGCGGTCCCGTGGCCAAGAACCTGTCGGACGCCGAGCGGGCCGGGCTGGCCGATCACGTCGGTGCGAAGCCGGGCGACTGCATCTTCTTCGGCGCCGGCGCGACGAAGGCGACTCGCGGCTTGCTGGGCGCGGCGCGCCTGGAGATCGGTGAGCGCTGCGGCCTGATCGACAAGGACGCGTGGGAGTTCGTCTGGATCGTCGACGCCCCGCTGTTCGAGCCGTCCGGTGACGCGGTCGCCTCCGGTGACGTCGCCGTCGGCGCAGGCGCCTGGACCGCGGTGCACCACGCGTTCACCTCGCCCCAGGACCTGGAGACCTTCGACACCGATCCCGGCAACGCCCTGGCATGGGCGTACGACATCGTCTGCAACGGCAGCGAGCTCGGCGGTGGGTCGATCCGTATCCACCGCGAGGACATCCAGAAGCGCGTCTTCGCGGTCATGGGCATCCAGGAGGAGGAGGCGCAGGAGAAGTTCGGCTTCCTGCTCGACGCGTTCACCTTCGGCGCCCCACCGCACGGTGGCATCGCGGTCGGCATGGACCGCATCTGCGCGATGCTGGCCGGTGCGGACTCGATCCGTGAGGTCATCGCCTTCCCGAAGTCCGGTGGCGGCTACGACCCGCTGACAGCGGCACCCGCCCCCATCACCCCGGAGCAGCGCCGCGACGCCGGCGTCGACTGGAAGCCGAAGGCGGACGCCTGA
- the hisS gene encoding histidine--tRNA ligase: protein MATKLSGFPEFLPRERIVEQQVLDHLRRTFELHGFANIETRAVEPLDVLLRKGEIDKEVYAVKRLASADSEPAELALHYDLTVPFARYVLENAGKLEFPFRRWQIQKVWRGERPQQGRFREFTQADIDIVARDVLPFHFDVEVARVMAEALSGLPIPTPTLQISNRKILEGFYLGLGVSDPVAVMQVVDKLDKVPAEKIRELLLEQGLDGDQADKVLALAEIVTTDTSFVARVESLGVEHELLAEGLAELAQVVDGATGVEGVVVTADLRIARGLDYYTGTVFETRLAGWEHLGSICSGGRYDQLAQDRRSTYPGVGISLGVSRLLVPLELSASRSVPSAVLVAVDSEDSRAESNAIAGRLRARGIPTEVAAKAAKFGKQIQNAEKRGIPYVWFPPAAVKDIRSGDQMDADPDTWAPPTEDLTPHILTKEQNT, encoded by the coding sequence ATGGCGACCAAGCTGTCCGGGTTCCCGGAGTTCCTGCCGCGCGAGCGCATCGTCGAGCAGCAGGTCCTGGATCACCTGCGCCGCACGTTCGAGCTGCACGGCTTCGCCAACATCGAGACCCGCGCGGTCGAGCCGCTGGACGTCCTGCTGCGCAAGGGTGAGATCGACAAGGAGGTCTACGCCGTCAAGCGGCTGGCCTCCGCCGACTCCGAGCCGGCCGAGCTGGCCCTCCACTACGACCTGACCGTGCCGTTCGCCCGGTACGTGCTGGAGAACGCCGGCAAGCTGGAGTTCCCGTTCCGCCGCTGGCAGATCCAGAAGGTGTGGCGTGGTGAGCGTCCGCAGCAGGGACGCTTCCGCGAGTTCACCCAGGCCGACATCGACATCGTCGCCCGCGACGTGCTGCCGTTCCACTTCGACGTCGAGGTGGCCCGGGTCATGGCCGAGGCGCTGTCCGGCCTGCCGATCCCGACGCCGACGCTGCAGATCAGCAACCGCAAGATCCTCGAGGGTTTCTACCTCGGCCTCGGCGTGAGCGACCCGGTCGCGGTGATGCAGGTCGTCGACAAGCTCGACAAGGTCCCCGCCGAGAAGATCCGCGAGCTCCTGCTGGAGCAGGGACTGGACGGCGACCAGGCCGACAAGGTCCTGGCACTGGCCGAGATCGTCACCACCGACACCTCGTTCGTCGCCCGGGTCGAGTCCCTCGGCGTGGAGCACGAGCTGCTCGCCGAAGGGTTGGCCGAGCTGGCCCAGGTCGTCGACGGGGCGACGGGCGTCGAGGGCGTCGTCGTCACCGCCGACCTGCGCATCGCGCGCGGGCTGGACTACTACACCGGCACGGTCTTCGAGACGCGTCTGGCCGGCTGGGAGCACCTGGGCTCGATCTGCTCGGGCGGACGTTACGACCAGCTCGCGCAGGACCGTCGCTCCACCTACCCGGGCGTCGGCATCTCGCTGGGCGTGTCGCGCCTGCTCGTACCCTTGGAGCTGTCGGCGTCCCGCTCGGTCCCGTCGGCGGTGCTGGTGGCCGTCGACTCCGAGGACTCCCGCGCCGAGAGCAATGCCATCGCCGGACGCCTGCGGGCGCGCGGCATCCCCACCGAGGTCGCGGCGAAGGCGGCCAAGTTCGGCAAGCAGATCCAGAATGCCGAGAAGCGCGGCATCCCGTACGTCTGGTTCCCGCCCGCGGCCGTCAAGGACATCCGCAGCGGCGACCAGATGGACGCCGATCCCGACACCTGGGCACCGCCCACCGAAGACCTCACCCCGCACATCCTCACCAAGGAGCAGAACACGTGA
- a CDS encoding MBL fold metallo-hydrolase, translated as MLLTSFPAGPLQANCYFVSRGPGAGCAIVDPGMDAIDGVRQVVAEHNLKPLAVLITHGHFDHMWNAQDVASEYDCPVWIHPADRHLLSDPMAAISGQSAAMLRSQLGMTDMPEFTEPADVRDAVDGAQIEVDGLTFTVDHVPGHTPGTVVYRIDYDGPEDVSQLMFSGDFLFAGSIGRTDLEGGSHPQMLDSLRDRVLPLPDDIVVLPGHGGQTSVGRERATNPFLAEVMS; from the coding sequence GTGCTGCTCACCTCATTTCCGGCCGGTCCGCTGCAGGCGAACTGCTACTTCGTCTCGCGGGGTCCCGGCGCCGGTTGCGCCATCGTCGACCCCGGCATGGACGCCATCGACGGCGTCCGTCAGGTGGTCGCCGAGCACAACCTGAAACCGCTCGCGGTCCTCATCACGCACGGGCACTTCGACCACATGTGGAACGCCCAGGACGTCGCGTCCGAGTACGACTGCCCGGTGTGGATCCACCCCGCCGACCGGCACCTGCTGAGCGATCCGATGGCCGCCATCTCGGGTCAGTCCGCGGCGATGCTGCGCAGCCAGCTCGGCATGACCGACATGCCGGAGTTCACCGAGCCCGCCGACGTCCGCGATGCCGTCGACGGCGCGCAGATCGAGGTCGACGGGCTGACGTTCACCGTCGACCACGTGCCCGGCCACACGCCCGGCACGGTCGTCTACCGGATCGACTACGACGGGCCCGAGGACGTCTCACAGCTCATGTTCTCCGGTGACTTCCTGTTCGCCGGGTCGATCGGCCGCACCGATCTCGAGGGCGGCTCGCACCCGCAGATGCTCGACAGCCTGCGTGACCGCGTCCTGCCGCTGCCCGACGACATCGTCGTGCTGCCCGGCCACGGCGGCCAGACGTCCGTCGGCCGCGAGCGCGCGACCAACCCGTTCCTCGCGGAGGTGATGTCATGA
- a CDS encoding DUF349 domain-containing protein: MSSAPTNPWGRVDDDGNVYVKTSDGERLIGQWPGGDPAEAMSLYVRRFEGLEVEVDLLEKRLKGGTVSPDDAAKAVTKVRGLLVDAQAMGDLDSLVKRLDALQPAIDEQREQRKAERAAKVAEAQTEKTRIADEAEKIAAGSDWKNGADKLRALLDEWKALPRLSKSADDELWHRFSSARTAYTRRRKAHFGEQSTLRDAAKAVKEKLIVEAEALSTSTEWGPTAGKYRDLMTEWKKAGSAPRNVEDKLWKRFRAAQDAFFTARDEANSALDAEYEVNAEKKLEILAEAEKLLPIKNVDAARKAWLDIADRWEAAGKVPRAKIGEFEAKIRKVEQAVKDATESQWKKTDPEKSARADDMIGKLQRSIDEVAEKIAAAEAKGDTKKVKDLTADLESKQAFLEMAKKAQADFS, translated from the coding sequence ATGAGCTCTGCGCCCACGAACCCCTGGGGTCGTGTCGACGACGACGGCAACGTCTACGTCAAGACATCCGACGGTGAACGACTGATCGGCCAGTGGCCCGGCGGTGACCCCGCTGAGGCGATGTCACTGTACGTCCGTCGCTTCGAAGGTCTCGAGGTCGAGGTCGACCTCCTCGAGAAGCGGCTGAAGGGCGGGACTGTCTCTCCCGACGACGCCGCCAAGGCCGTCACCAAGGTGCGCGGGCTGCTGGTCGATGCCCAGGCGATGGGCGACCTCGACTCGCTGGTCAAGCGGCTGGATGCCCTCCAGCCGGCGATCGACGAGCAGCGTGAGCAGCGCAAGGCCGAGCGGGCCGCGAAGGTCGCCGAGGCGCAGACCGAGAAGACCCGCATCGCCGACGAGGCCGAGAAGATCGCCGCCGGCAGCGACTGGAAGAACGGTGCCGACAAGCTGCGCGCCCTGCTGGATGAGTGGAAGGCGCTCCCCCGCCTGAGCAAGTCCGCCGACGACGAGCTGTGGCACCGCTTCAGCTCGGCACGCACGGCCTACACGCGCCGGCGCAAGGCCCACTTCGGTGAGCAGTCGACGCTGCGCGACGCGGCCAAGGCCGTCAAGGAGAAGCTCATCGTCGAGGCGGAGGCGCTGTCGACGTCCACCGAGTGGGGTCCCACCGCCGGCAAGTACCGCGACCTGATGACGGAGTGGAAGAAGGCCGGCTCGGCCCCCCGCAACGTCGAGGACAAGCTGTGGAAGCGCTTCCGCGCCGCCCAGGACGCCTTCTTCACCGCGCGTGACGAGGCCAACTCGGCATTGGACGCCGAGTACGAGGTCAATGCGGAGAAGAAGCTGGAGATCCTCGCCGAGGCCGAGAAGCTGCTGCCGATCAAGAACGTCGACGCCGCCCGCAAGGCGTGGCTGGACATCGCCGACCGCTGGGAGGCCGCCGGCAAGGTGCCCCGCGCCAAGATCGGCGAGTTCGAGGCCAAGATCCGCAAGGTCGAGCAGGCCGTCAAGGACGCGACCGAGAGCCAGTGGAAGAAGACCGATCCGGAGAAGTCCGCTCGGGCCGACGACATGATCGGCAAGCTGCAGCGCTCGATCGACGAGGTGGCGGAGAAGATCGCCGCTGCCGAGGCCAAGGGCGACACCAAGAAGGTCAAGGACCTCACCGCCGACCTGGAGTCCAAGCAGGCCTTCCTCGAGATGGCCAAGAAAGCCCAAGCGGACTTCTCCTGA